One Burkholderia pyrrocinia DNA segment encodes these proteins:
- a CDS encoding alpha/beta fold hydrolase, which produces MTQPPPVVFIHGFIGTFDVHGWTGTHLAPDLLGYGAHRATPFDAITLAAQVEHVRQTVDARFGPQPVDIVGHSVGGAIAMLFAHAHPERVRRIVNVEGNFTLDDAFWSASVGRMTPAQADAMLDGLRADPLAWLRGAIDDPSPRMLDDARRWLAHQPASTLRAMGRSVVATTGVPGYLEALAQVFERHPVWLVAGARSRAGWHVPDWALARCAGFDTIERCGHLIPAERPDAFRDAVERIVCAPPA; this is translated from the coding sequence ATGACCCAGCCTCCCCCCGTCGTCTTCATTCACGGTTTCATCGGCACGTTCGACGTGCACGGATGGACCGGCACGCATCTCGCCCCCGACCTGCTCGGTTACGGTGCGCATCGCGCGACGCCGTTCGACGCGATCACGCTCGCCGCGCAGGTCGAGCATGTCCGGCAAACCGTCGACGCGCGTTTCGGCCCGCAGCCGGTCGATATCGTCGGCCACTCGGTCGGCGGCGCGATCGCGATGCTGTTCGCGCATGCGCACCCCGAGCGCGTGCGGCGAATCGTCAACGTCGAAGGCAACTTCACGCTCGACGATGCGTTCTGGTCGGCGTCGGTCGGCCGCATGACGCCCGCGCAAGCCGACGCGATGCTCGACGGCCTGCGCGCCGATCCGCTCGCGTGGCTGCGTGGCGCGATCGACGATCCGTCGCCGCGCATGCTCGACGACGCACGCCGCTGGCTCGCGCACCAGCCGGCGTCGACGCTGCGCGCGATGGGCCGCTCGGTGGTCGCGACGACGGGCGTTCCGGGCTACCTGGAGGCGCTCGCGCAGGTGTTCGAGCGTCATCCGGTCTGGCTGGTCGCGGGCGCACGTTCGCGCGCGGGCTGGCATGTGCCGGACTGGGCGCTCGCGCGCTGCGCCGGCTTCGACACGATCGAACGCTGCGGGCACCTGATCCCGGCCGAGCGGCCCGACGCGTTTCGCGACGCAGTCGAGCGCATCGTGTGCGCGCCGCCCGCCTGA
- a CDS encoding DinB family protein — MHSRFDRFRTTALGTQLEALIAQPERYPEFAALSRVGVAAIGAIQHEIARTFPEIETDTTARQFCGAMVAEVMRRHGHDVVQARGRLGGTLFSYGAVFSAYPQRLPFADVVAALARLPDRLAAYAAHVPAALWTRRPAGTGFSLVEHACHLRDLDAVFAERIDAVRAVELPVIASVDGTALAAQRDYLAQPLDRAVAAFRTSRAALCATAAALEPAQLARCGLRDGIRRMSLDELVRELLDHDRTHVLELDELLAELELPPLPSAPAE, encoded by the coding sequence ATGCATTCCCGTTTCGACCGTTTCCGCACCACCGCGCTCGGCACCCAGCTCGAAGCGCTGATCGCGCAACCCGAGCGCTATCCGGAATTCGCGGCGTTGTCGCGCGTCGGCGTCGCCGCGATCGGCGCGATCCAGCACGAGATCGCGCGCACATTCCCCGAAATCGAAACCGACACGACAGCCCGCCAGTTCTGCGGCGCGATGGTCGCGGAAGTCATGCGCCGCCACGGCCACGACGTCGTGCAGGCGCGCGGGCGGCTCGGCGGCACGCTGTTCAGCTATGGCGCGGTATTCAGCGCATATCCGCAACGGCTGCCGTTCGCCGACGTCGTCGCCGCGCTGGCCCGCCTGCCCGACCGGCTCGCCGCGTATGCCGCGCACGTGCCGGCCGCGCTGTGGACGCGTCGCCCGGCCGGCACCGGCTTCTCGCTCGTCGAGCATGCGTGCCACCTGCGCGACCTCGACGCGGTGTTCGCCGAACGCATCGACGCCGTGCGCGCGGTCGAACTGCCGGTGATCGCGTCGGTCGACGGCACCGCGCTCGCCGCGCAGCGAGACTATCTCGCGCAGCCGCTTGACCGTGCCGTCGCGGCATTCCGCACCAGCCGCGCCGCGCTGTGTGCGACCGCCGCCGCGCTGGAACCCGCGCAGCTCGCGCGCTGCGGATTGCGCGACGGCATCCGCCGCATGTCGCTCGACGAACTCGTACGCGAACTGCTCGACCACGACCGTACGCACGTGCTCGAACTCGACGAACTGCTCGCCGAGCTCGAGTTGCCGCCCCTTCCTTCCGCGCCCGCCGAATGA
- a CDS encoding YciI family protein has product MRVMVIVKATALSESGTMPDTELLAAMGQYNEELVKAGVMLAGEGLHPSSRGKRVHFAGKDRTVIDGPFAETKELIAGYWLWEVKSMDEAVEWVKRCPNPMPVDSDIEIRQVFSPEDFGAEFTPELQEQEARLRADIEGRKNP; this is encoded by the coding sequence ATGCGCGTCATGGTGATCGTCAAGGCAACCGCCCTTTCCGAATCGGGCACGATGCCCGATACCGAACTGCTGGCCGCGATGGGCCAGTACAACGAGGAACTCGTGAAGGCCGGCGTGATGCTCGCCGGCGAAGGGCTGCATCCGAGTTCGCGCGGCAAGCGCGTGCACTTCGCCGGCAAGGACCGGACGGTGATCGACGGCCCGTTCGCCGAAACCAAGGAACTCATCGCCGGGTACTGGCTGTGGGAAGTGAAATCGATGGACGAAGCCGTCGAATGGGTGAAGCGCTGCCCGAACCCGATGCCCGTCGATTCGGACATCGAGATCCGGCAGGTATTTTCGCCCGAGGACTTCGGCGCCGAATTCACACCCGAACTGCAGGAGCAGGAAGCGCGGCTGCGCGCGGACATCGAAGGCCGGAAAAACCCATAA
- a CDS encoding MBL fold metallo-hydrolase, translated as MDSSRIEEIRSGLFRATTYVDTLNLCFSQFFVRSPNGEVVCIETGTRSNFPQLSASLATVGITPSMVSSVIVPHFEADEMGALPDFLAANPALIAYGHPMCTWGLADVFGVRATPLKDGAPTTLSGVDIVPIFTKHVHQWDALVVYLPAYKALLSSDILMRYGDAATDDPLPAILDSIARSDYLPSLAHMASALRRLQALDLDIILPMHGPAITHDIPRVLAGAIAHCEAAAA; from the coding sequence ATGGACAGCTCACGTATCGAAGAAATCCGCAGCGGCCTGTTTCGCGCGACGACCTATGTCGACACGCTGAACCTCTGTTTCAGCCAGTTTTTCGTGCGATCGCCGAACGGCGAAGTCGTCTGCATCGAAACGGGTACCCGTTCCAACTTCCCGCAACTGAGCGCGAGCCTCGCGACGGTCGGCATCACGCCGTCGATGGTGAGCAGCGTGATCGTTCCGCATTTCGAGGCCGACGAAATGGGCGCACTGCCCGACTTCCTCGCGGCCAATCCGGCGCTGATCGCGTATGGCCATCCGATGTGTACATGGGGACTGGCGGACGTGTTCGGCGTGCGGGCGACGCCGCTGAAGGACGGCGCGCCGACAACGCTCTCCGGCGTCGATATCGTGCCGATCTTCACGAAGCACGTGCATCAATGGGATGCGCTGGTCGTGTACCTGCCGGCCTACAAGGCGCTGCTGTCGTCGGACATCCTGATGCGCTACGGCGACGCGGCAACGGACGACCCGCTGCCGGCGATCCTCGATTCGATCGCGCGCTCGGACTACCTGCCGTCGCTCGCGCACATGGCGAGCGCGCTGCGCCGCCTTCAGGCGCTCGATCTCGACATCATCCTGCCGATGCACGGGCCGGCCATCACGCACGACATCCCGCGCGTGCTGGCCGGTGCGATCGCGCATTGCGAGGCCGCCGCCGCGTAA
- a CDS encoding MFS transporter has product MPAATAPASAAARLERLPFSGYHKRIFFIIAIAFFFDSVDLGTMTFVLGSIRKEFGLSTAAAGLVASASFFGMVLGAAVAGLLADRFGRRPVFQWSMVLWGAASYLCSTAQSVDALIVYRVLLGIGMGMEFPVAQTLLSEFVPTEKRGRLIALMDGFWPLGFITAGIVAYFVLPQFGWRTVFALLAIPAVFVLVVRRIVPESPRWLEHTGRHAEADTVMHAIEAKVMRSAGVTTLPPPSRLAEPAAARGRGALREIWSGVYRRRTVMVWLLWFFALLGFYGLTSWLGALLQQAGFEVTKSVFYTVLISLGGVPGFLCAAWLVERWGRKPTCIASLIGGGAMAYAYGQSALYGGSMALLIGTGLAMQFFLFGMWAALYTYTPELYGTGARATGSGFASAIGRVGSLIGPYVVGVVLPVFGQGGVFTLGALSFIAAAIAVWTLGIETKGLALEQLAAGDEAGGSGRYPAAADKVS; this is encoded by the coding sequence ATGCCCGCCGCCACCGCTCCCGCCTCCGCCGCCGCCCGGCTCGAACGCCTGCCGTTCTCCGGCTATCACAAGCGGATCTTCTTCATCATCGCGATCGCGTTCTTCTTCGACTCGGTCGACCTCGGCACGATGACGTTCGTGCTCGGCTCGATCCGCAAGGAGTTCGGTTTGTCGACCGCGGCCGCCGGCCTCGTCGCGAGCGCGAGCTTCTTCGGGATGGTGCTCGGCGCGGCCGTCGCCGGCCTGCTCGCCGACCGCTTCGGCCGCCGGCCCGTGTTCCAGTGGAGCATGGTGCTGTGGGGCGCCGCGTCGTATCTGTGCTCGACCGCGCAGAGCGTCGATGCGCTGATCGTCTACCGCGTGCTGCTCGGGATCGGGATGGGCATGGAATTCCCGGTCGCGCAGACGCTGCTGTCCGAATTCGTGCCGACCGAGAAGCGCGGCCGCCTGATCGCGCTGATGGACGGCTTCTGGCCGCTCGGCTTCATCACGGCCGGCATCGTCGCGTACTTCGTGCTGCCGCAGTTCGGCTGGCGCACGGTGTTCGCGCTGCTCGCGATTCCCGCGGTGTTCGTGCTCGTCGTGCGCCGCATCGTGCCCGAATCGCCGCGCTGGCTCGAGCATACGGGCCGGCACGCGGAAGCCGACACGGTGATGCACGCGATCGAGGCGAAGGTGATGCGCTCGGCCGGCGTCACGACGCTGCCGCCGCCGTCGCGGCTCGCCGAACCGGCGGCCGCACGCGGCCGCGGCGCGCTGCGCGAGATCTGGAGCGGCGTGTACCGCCGCCGCACGGTGATGGTGTGGCTGCTGTGGTTCTTCGCGCTGCTCGGCTTCTACGGCCTCACGTCGTGGCTCGGCGCGCTGCTGCAGCAAGCCGGCTTCGAGGTCACGAAATCGGTGTTCTACACGGTGCTGATCTCGCTCGGCGGCGTGCCGGGCTTCCTGTGCGCCGCGTGGCTCGTCGAACGCTGGGGACGCAAGCCGACCTGCATCGCGTCGCTGATCGGCGGCGGCGCGATGGCGTATGCGTACGGCCAGAGCGCGCTGTACGGCGGCAGCATGGCGCTGCTGATCGGCACCGGCCTCGCGATGCAGTTCTTCCTGTTCGGCATGTGGGCCGCGCTGTACACGTATACGCCCGAACTGTACGGCACCGGCGCGCGCGCGACGGGCTCGGGTTTCGCGTCGGCGATCGGGCGCGTCGGCTCGCTGATCGGGCCTTACGTGGTGGGTGTCGTGCTGCCCGTGTTCGGCCAGGGCGGCGTGTTCACGCTCGGCGCGCTGTCGTTCATCGCGGCCGCGATCGCCGTGTGGACGCTCGGGATCGAAACGAAGGGCCTCGCGCTGGAACAGCTCGCGGCGGGCGATGAAGCCGGCGGCAGCGGCCGGTATCCGGCAGCGGCGGACAAGGTGTCCTGA